From Tachypleus tridentatus isolate NWPU-2018 chromosome 8, ASM421037v1, whole genome shotgun sequence, a single genomic window includes:
- the LOC143258576 gene encoding POU domain, class 3, transcription factor 4-like has translation MATASQCLYTATSSVVSLTSTHACRSSEMQLASSQTGFMRDSAEFKYMSPQHQNTNGHALSPHPQWVGFSPHGDPGTWPSSMAHPGLQDIKPSHHAGNELHPGALAHHRPSQHIPASYPWHPSSLAAPHMTGMAPPGNGSSPPQRPTYGMNGMLTHGGGQLQPIMRDMSQHLPTDHNTHHHPYHDSLHHRSLDSRSIDSDTAVLSESPPPNSEDLENFAKQFKQKRIKLGFTQADVGLALGTLYGNVFSQTTICRFEALQLSFKNMCKLKPLLAKWLEEADSSTGSPTSLDKIASQGRKRKKRTSIELSVKTALENHFHRQPKPVGQEISSLADSLHLEKEVVRVWFCNRRQKEKRMNPNVDVAGNPLPNRGTKGGQKNDGNQDMLLRHADGGYLNGSPGQLPSHSHSPPMLHSPPSHSASHSISTMGQSLTAH, from the coding sequence ATGGCTACCGCCTCACAGTGTCTGTACACAGCCACAAGTAGCGTGGTCTCTCTGACGAGCACACACGCTTGTAGGAGCAGCGAAATGCAGCTCGCCAGCTCGCAGACCGGTTTCATGCGCGACTCTGCCGAGTTTAAGTACATGTCTCCTCAACATCAGAACACTAACGGCCACGCTCTTAGCCCTCATCCCCAGTGGGTTGGGTTCTCCCCTCATGGAGACCCAGGGACTTGGCCGTCCAGCATGGCTCACCCGGGTCTACAGGACATTAAACCTTCACATCATGCTGGGAATGAACTCCACCCAGGCGCCCTCGCTCATCACCGTCCCTCGCAGCACATACCAGCGTCCTACCCCTGGCACCCCTCCTCTTTGGCAGCACCTCATATGACAGGAATGGCACCTCCAGGAAACGGGTCTTCTCCCCCACAACGTCCAACATATGGAATGAACGGCATGTTGACCCACGGAGGTGGCCAACTACAGCCTATAATGAGAGATATGTCCCAGCATCTGCCCACTGACCACAACACACACCATCATCCTTATCATGATTCTCTACATCATCGCAGTTTGGACTCGAGGTCAATTGATAGTGACACTGCTGTACTTAGTGAGTCACCACCACCTAATTCTGAAGATCTTGAGAATTTTGCTAAACAGTTCAAACAGAAACGAATTAAGCTAGGATTCACTCAGGCCGATGTCGGTTTAGCTTTAGGAACGCTTTACGGCAATGTATTCAGTCAAACAACCATCTGTAGGTTTGAAGCTCTGCagctaagttttaaaaacatgtgTAAACTGAAACCATTATTggctaaatggttggaagaagcTGACAGCTCCACCGGCTCACCAACGTCGTTAGACAAAATCGCTTCTCAGGGTCGCAAGCGGAAAAAGAGAACGAGCATTGAATTATCTGTAAAAACAGCGTTGGAAAACCACTTTCATAGACAGCCGAAGCCCGTAGGTCAAGAAATTTCAAGTCTTGCCGACAGCTTGCACTTAGAAAAAGAAGTAGTCCGAGTGTGGTTTTGTAACCGTCGccagaaagagaaaagaatgaacCCAAATGTCGACGTCGCAGGAAACCCACTGCCTAACAGAGGGACAAAAGGAGGACAGAAAAACGACGGGAACCAGGACATGCTGCTGAGGCATGCTGATGGTGGTTACCTCAATGGCAGCCCCGGTCAACTCCCATCACATTCACACAGCCCGCCTATGCTCCATTCACCCCCTTCCCATTCAGCCAGCCATTCTATTTCTACCATGGGCCAGTCTCTGACCGCTCACTGA